GTTCCAAAGCAAAATATTAAGACATTTAGGTCAGAACACATGTTAATACTTTGAGTATGAAATTTCAGAGCAACACAGATATCATCCCCCTGTGGTTTGTGTCTCGATTTCCTCactctttcccttttctctcttcctgttatTCCAGTCACGGAAGATGTCGACTACAGTGCTATAACAGGGATCCACATTGGTGAGTTGTTCGACTTGTTCCACGCAGATCCGAGTGGTACTGGAAAAGGGACCAGTATGATacgagaaaacacaacaacctgCATGTATTGAATACCAGTGGTCGAAAAAGTATGCAGATCTTTAATTTAAAGGATACCTCCAACAATTTTACACACtcaagtgtgttttcaggtctttGGGAGTGATGCTGCATATGTGAGAAAAGCaatgtaaagccttttgtggatCCAGAGGAAGTTGCTTGGAATCCGATTAATGtccccagtgatgtcactcagtggcaaagatgcattgtgggtaatgtagtttttgttttttttgttttttgtttttttttaaagtaagagGAACATGTGGAATATAACAATTTGGTGATATTTCTAGTTTGCTTTTAAACTGTGTTACAGACCTACAACGCAAGACCAGCTGACTGCTTTCCAAAACCTGGTCCCTACATTAACCActgcaacttagccactgtatgatttttttttttcccctgacatgtaaacacactttggcGTGGAATATGAGTGCAATGATCTTTAAAGTCATAGTAACAATACCAAAAACATATAGATATATTATTAGTAAGTTTATgcatttaaaattgtatttaaagaTATTATTGAGCCACTATAATATTGCGCCATTCCATCTCCAACCTTCTATtgcattcaaataaaaacacagctgctgtttgaatcTTCAGCCCAAGGATGTGACATTAAAACATGGCACATGGATATGGagccccattcattcctatgaaagctgctcagtggcacatgaagccaGAATAGTTCGACTtgacctgaaaaaaagaaacagtcctaaaattgtttttaaggaaaagagattgTTGATTATCCAGCATTTCTTGTGATTAATCTGAATTTGTAAATGCAACTAATAACTAAGGCTGTCAGATAAATATAGTAAAAAGTACATTCCCTTATGAAGTCTACTGGATGAATGGAGTGTGTACAAGTACGACCTTGAGTACAACTTGAGTAAATGGACTTTCGCCACCTCTTCAGACGTAGCAATAAAAATAGACGGAGGAAAAACGAGGAGACCCTGGTTATATTTTCAGTACAAACCGGTTCATTTGATGATGTAGTTTTGTGGTTTGGAGATTTGTGGGAGACGACTGGAACAGCAAATGTGGTTTTCAGCCTTCCCATTTATCCCATTTGTCTTGATCTGGTGGATTGGATACGATGTGCTCGATataatgtgtgtgcatacgAGCCGTGCAGGATGTTCATACGGGGGGGCGCGCACTTTAGGCTGATTGTAAATACTCCTGCTCCTCACGTTTGTACAAGGCGAGGTAATTAGAGACGTTGCATTCTATCAATTCTGAGCGTCATGTGCATTTAATAATCCGCAGTTCATCTTACCGCAGGCCAGGTTCCACCTGAGGACGTGGTTCAgactctgtttcctctctgtctggcATGTAAACCCTTATTGATGCCGCACGACCCAATGACTTCATGCTGGGtaatcagaggagagagtgagtgagggagaggggaaatAGTTGAGCGCTATGTGTAGATGCACAAGTGAAGgcatgaaggagaagaagaagagaaaaacagaccaACAGCTTGTATCCTACAGGGTTCTTTTGcaaacagattttttgttttctgattttaaatggtTATCCGGCTGCTCATAAGTAATAATTTGACACAATGGGAAATGCTTTTTTCCCATCTCCCTTATTTTCTCAACAAGAAGATTTATACTACTCTTATAGACGTCCGTTGAACATAAAGCTAAaagcagcagccagttagcttagcattaagagtggaaagagaaagaggggggagcACACAGTTCCCAAGAAACCCTACTTGCTCTTTTTACACATGCGTTGTGCCATGAATTATACATGTGAATTTGCccaatttaaaagataattttcaaGAAGTCAGTTTGTTGTAAAGATAGTAAAATACTATTTAGTTTATTGTGAAACCACCTGGTGATCGTTTCCCTCAATAtaaccaacaccaacatggccgccacctGTACAACAACTCTGGTTatactgacagctgcagagtcAGCTAATATGCAGGACCGGCACTACTGTACATGGTTTCAATTATGGGAGCGTTAAATGAGCGTTAAATGAGCGTTAAATGTGGGACACATTGTCTTTCAAATATGTACTTTTGCTGTGTTATGCTTGATTGAACAAACTGCGATCTTCTCAAGTCGAAAATTAAGTATTTTGAATTGACAgacatcatatgtgtgattcatggtATTAATTCAAATAGCACCAAACAATTTTTTGGCTTATAATGTCTATAATAACACTGATGGACATTATTTTAAGCCACCTGCTGGCTGGTTCACCTGCttcccagtctttatgctgAGATAACCAGTTCAAGTTATAATCCTCTGTGTTAAATTTTTAGTTATTTCttatagttaaaaaaaaactaatttctttttctcttcctgttttgatgATATATACTGACCTAAAAGTTTTCAAAAACTATCGACGAGCTAACCGTGACCTTTTATAAAGCTGCACTTGACCGTCACCTGTAGGTCAGAATGATGAGCCTTCCGCTATCTGGCTAGGAGTTATTAATGAATTAGTATTAGTGGCAAATAAGGTTATAAAAACGcaatttttttctatttgaagGCATTGATCTCACTGAATCGTGTTGCTCCAGGTACTTCAGCCTCAAAAACGCCTTGGAAAGTGCATCTTGTGTGCCTGCTGAGAGTGGTGCAGCGGTTGTCTGAGCTAAGTGCGACAAGAGAAGGAGCTCAACAATGATTTTGCTGGCAACTCATTAGTAGCGGCACGTCTTGCGATCGGCTGCTAACTCATGTTTCATCATCACTTTACTTAACAGATACTGTGTGTGGTATCattttctcatctcactcttgGCAAAAAAGCAAATACTTGCATACTCAATATGTTGAGCGGTTTCTTTAAATGATAATGGTAGGAGCCCTGAATGGTCCCCATGTATGGAGGACTAAGAAAAGAACTGCAGGTTGTGGCTCATATCATATAATCTTGACACTATGGCCCATTTTGCACGTGCTGCATGTCATCGCTCTCCTCTCAGTCTTATCTCTCCTCTCACCCTGACTTACTGTCAAGTGAGGCAGAAACGTCTTGCAGCATTTCCAAAAAAGAAGCATGATTTTACGGCTGAGAGCATTTTCAGTAACAGATGAGAATTTCACTGCCAGAATTAGTTAAGACTGACAATTGCATAACGTTTTCCTCTCGACCTTATTCCGTTGTCGGAACGTAGAACTCTCACTGGCTGAATAACGCTGGTTCTAAACACAGTATGTATCATCTTTCACATTTCTGAGTGAAATCATCAGTTTAAAATCCGCATAAACAAAAGTCCGAAATCTCTTCCCATAGTGCCGTGTTTCTCAGAATGAAGCCCGGAGTGGAAATGGACGGATATGCTTACAAAGTGAAATTACAGCTGACGTCAAAGAAAGTCTGGCAGCGCTCCATcacttagcagcagttaacatcATGAAGGAGAGCGGGTCTGCCAAGCCAGGCCAGACCACAGTCGCATGGCAGACGCTGGCTGTCAGACGGCCTACAAGCGATGCGTTACAGACGGACTTGCCGTGTCTTGAAAGTGATTCGCGCTGTTAATGGCCGTGCAGGAGTTTGGGTGGCAGGGCTGATGGTTTTTTCTTACAGTGCAATGTGCTCTCACAGTGTAGCTCTCCCTTCTGTCATGGCCTGAGTTATCATCTGGTATCTCTGGTGCTTGTTGATTTTCAATCATCAGATAGCACAAACatatatagatagatacatGCACAGAAAAGTGATTCTGAGTGAATGCTGATGTAGTTCTGCATCTGCTGGATATCGAAATTGGTAATGGATTGTTCCCTAACACATTCGCCTTACCGACTTTATAAGCCGACAATATGCCAGatgttgtgctgtgctgcattTTAGTGgcccaaaaaaaatcaatgaatacaGTTTTTAGGACTGTCGTAAAGAGTATAATATCCTCATGTAAGCTTTTAAGTAACACACCTGGGAGGTCTGAAGTCCATGTCTCTCTCCTATCCAGCCGGTTTAAGAAGGAGTTTCCGACTCGGAAGAAAGAGCAGTCGGGCCCGAGAAGCGGCGCGGCGCAGGAGGTGGAGCACAGGGGTTCACGGCCCAGTCCGTCCCCCTACCTACATAGAAGTGATCCCCTACCACAGGGACCCCAAGGAGAGACACCGCCTTGTCATTCTGGTCGGTACGTATAAGCTTAATAAAGAGGCAGCTTGCCATCGCGTgcagagagtttgttttgaaAGCACAATGTGGTGGTAAACTGCATGCATGACATGCTTATAACCTTGATCTTATAACATGGGAGTTACTGCGGTAATATGCTCAGCAGTGCACGCTGTGGTCATTCGTGTTCTGTTTTACATTATCCCACTGCCTCTTTTTTCCattcaaaaaaaatataataaaaaatccAAATAACGTGATCCCATTCACTAAAAGGACAATATTCCCGAAGCTGTTGTTGATCAAAAGAAAACGTAATGCATTGATGAAGATTTATGTTCCCCGCTCTTGAGTGCAAGAACAATCCTTTCCCATCAGAACCACGTAAACACTGTCAGAAATCTCCAAGTCAGAATATATTGTGTTCTCTTAAGTTACCTAGTGGCCCACCCCAGATCCACTTCCCTGCCAATCCTGCAGGCCTGCTCTATGTATTTTTTGAGCTATATCTCTCCCCAGGGAATCATACGCTGAGCCCTGCTGCGGGTCTTTTTAATGTCATATTACGATACAACTGTAGGTCATCAGTGACCggggaaagaagaggagagatggaggacgAGGGGAAGGGAAAATCGCGGGAGGAAGGCAAAGTGGGGAGAAACACACAATGAAGGTGCAAAAGCAAAACCAGATAGAGAGGAGATAAATGATCGACGAATGGAGAGAAAGGGATGAGTGGATTGCAAATAAGATCCCTCATAATGTCAGCCAAGTGCTCCATCATCAGACGAGAACAGTTAAGACAGCTTGGATTTAGATTTAGACCTCTATAATTGAGTTGGAGCTAAACCCGACTCTGGATTACGTTTTACTGTCTGTTCTGAAGGCTCTTCATTGACCGGAGGTCATCATTAAGAATATATTCTTATTGGCAATGAGAGTTATGGGCAGGAAAACCAAAACCTGGATCGCTAAAACAGGACCAGCTGGATAATGTCCGACCAGGTTGAGAatatatcctttttttttttttgtgtgtgtggatggcacacacactttgaaggAAACAATAGGCCGTTATGCCCCGGGGCCGTTGGTGAAAGTGACTGCCAGCCGCTGTAAAGCCCTACAGATCGTGTgactcctgaaaaaaaaaatttaaaaaaaggtcaggAGAAAGTATCCACAGAGCCCTGATGATGCTCCTCTCCAGTTCGCTCTGTGGCGCAGCTGTGAAAGACATCAGCAGTGTAAGAGAGCACAGTCCATAAACTTGATATTTTGTAATGTATCAAGCTCATGCAACGCTGTGATGGAAAAGGCAGGTATGTCAGGAATCCTACTTTCAGACGGCGCTCCATTAGAGGCTGATGCAATCTGGGGCTGCACAGACCTACTTAAGGAGAAAATCCCAGATGctacggtgtgtgtgtgtgtgtgtgtgtgtgtgtgtgtgtgtatgtgtatgtgcgcgCGTTTCATCCTGTGCATCCTACACTATAACGACACTGATACTGTGTGACTTTGCAGATGTCACATTTCGATGGGACGCTATGGATTTACCAGAAGGTATGCGAGCGTTTAACACAGGAGTGGAAGAGTGCGGCCGGTCGGAGAATCATTCTCAGACTGAAATCAGTATGAAATcagagctctgtctgtctgtctgactctctctcttgctccccttctccctctcttgaTGATAAAGACAGATGTGTCGCCAGATTGCTGCGGCTGTTTGATGTTGTCGTGAAGAGAAAACATTAGTGATGTTGGAATGAATACCCACGTACGGAGCACAGGTCACAGCTTGATCTTTGTCTCCAGGGCCCGACGGCGTTGGCGTTAATGAACTGAAGAGGAGGCTCCTGCTATCCGACCCCGACCACTACGGCGTCACCGTACCACGTAAGACGGACGGCCTCAAGTGTCACCTATACCTTCTGGACAcacagtgggttttttttctcatcttttaaaaatctgccGTCGGCCTCCCGTCTTGCTCTCTTTCAGACACCACACgagagaagaggaggcaggagaaggaAGGGGTGGATTATCATTTTGTATCAGTTCCCATGTTTGAAGAGGACATTCTCAACCATAGGTGTGCTCTTGTGGTTTCCTTTCCCATGGTGTTAAAAATAGTCCcacttgtgttttcactggctttttcctctctccttttcatGAGGGTGAAGTCCTCTGTTTCTACTGCAGCCTGACCATTTTATATCATCTTTGCTGTCTGCGTCTGCCCCTCCCTCTAGGTTCATAGAATACGGAAGTTACAATGGACACTACTATGGAACAAGCCTAGACTCTGTGAACAGAGTGATGGCAGAGGGCAAGGTGTGCCTCCTGGATGTGCACCCTGGGGTAAGTATAAGGACATCAGAAAAGTTAGTTTTTGtgatttacacaaaacaaaaaaatcttcattATAAATATTACCTTtccaaatatgaaaatattttcatcatATGACTTGTTGAtgtttaaataatacaaataaagtcTCCGATAATCAACCAAAATAATCAGAAATCATCGTAGAGCAATCTAATACAAAGAGCTGAAATCAACATCACCATTTTTATTTAACActctttttccatgttttaccATGATGCGAGCACAAAAAGTTTTGTGCTAGCATCAGGTTCTCTCAGTCACCTGGGACTTGTCACATAGAAACCGTCATTAAGTACAGAAGGTATCAAACAGTTACATAATCTGGTTTCATGGTCCTCTGTGTCAGAGACCGAGACAAGAGACCGAGACAAGGATGAGTAAAAATATGGTCAAGTAGGAGACGAGACTGAGGCCTTCAAAAGAGACCAAGACTGATCTCGAGTACTACAACACTACCCAGTTCACATCTGCCATTGATGCTTCATACACTGATGAGACACAGTGAAGCGAACGTGGACGTCGTCATCATTGTTGCCAAAAATCTCAGTTTCAAACAACTTAGTTTGTGATCATCTTCACCCCTGAAGAAGTTTTGCCAAAAGGTCTGTTTTCAGTGACCTAAATCATAATTTGCATGTGTACGAAAGGCCAAAACGCACAACAAAACTTTGTTCAAGTGTGCGTGTGGACAGGGCCTGAACCAATAATCCAATTTAAATCATCAATATTACCAATCCTCGACACAGAGCAACCGCAGTGTGTTCCAAAATTGAAGGGAGCTCTTTCAAGTTTAATACTAGTCGATTCAAACCATGCATTGGTCTCAAGGGGCAAATCTTCTAAAACAAGAGTTTCTTCATTGTTTAGACAACttataataacacaaatattgACTTCTGCCTTCATTTAagctctgtcttttctgtctctccgtTGCTGCAGAAAATAAAGCATGTGTACACATGTGAATACAAACCATACGTGGTGTTTGTGAAGCCGCCGGGTATCGAGGAGCTGCGCCTCACCAGGCGGAGAGCTAAGTTCATCTGCGGGGAGGAGGACAAGAGCTCAGTCAGGGTCTTTTCGGTGAGAGAGACTATGACACATCAGGTGCATGTGTGAGGTCAGGTGCTTGTTCCATATCTTGTAACACGGAGGGGCGGCGCGAGGTCGAACATCCACCCAAGCGCCACAGACGCGCGCACGCCTAAACTCCCTTACTCACTCGTGCACCCTGCTCACACATGGTCGACCCCGTGGCGAGCGTTTAAGAGACGTTTAAGAGACGGGGGGAGTTACAAGGCTGCTTGGTGGGTGGCGTACAGGTGAGAACGTTTTGTCCAGGAGATGTAGGCCCACGTCTTGTATGTACGTGTGATGAACTGAATGACTCACTGAGGGGAGGCTTCACATTTTGTGTCGTTCCGGAGGATATTTAAACCAAAGTGTCAATGTTTGATGGTAGATATGTTTTAGACGTGACAAAAAGATGACAGTAACTCCCCATCTGGCTTCTAACTCGCAGTTTGACCTCTGGCTGCCCACGTTGCTCTTATTAAACCCGGGAGGTCACACACCTGTGTTACAGCCCAGTGCCAGGCGGCGCAGCCCTCAGATGGTTCAGGCATATCTGACAGGACTGCACCTTCACCTCAGCATACAGCTGGTGTGAAAAGGCCTCTTTTCCTTTACTCTCAGCATGTAACGACGTGTTACGCCTTGGTCTGTATAGCTGAATGGTCATGTGGATCCGTTCCACTTCTTGTTAGGTTACAGTGTGTGCAGTTTATTGTGAAACAACTTCccagaggatgtttttttttttttttcccctcaacaCATGGCCGTGTTTCAGCAGGTCCGTTAACATTCTGTCAAGGCACTAACAGTGAGATCATTAATTGctgttactgtatgttttagTGCCCCTTtgctgtgcatgtgtatttatcttttgtttGATGGTCAGTCAAAGGACACACAAATCcagctattaaatgttaatacaTTTGACATCCATACATTGTGATGCTCTGGTTAATCTCTTGTCACAGGAGGAGGATTTTGAGGACATGATCAGCTTGGCTGACGACATGGAGAGCCAGTGTGGCCACTTGTTCGAAAAGGTGATCGTCAACGGCGATATCGCGGTGGCGTTCAGAGAGCTGAAGGCGGCCCTCGAGAGGGTCGAGCAGGCAGAGGTCCAGTGGCTTCCAGCGGAGTGGATGTGCTCCTCACCAACGAAAGCTCGGAGAAGCTGTGGCTACTTGGATAGCTGGATATGAACATTTAAGGGgaacgttaaaaaaaaaaagagagagaaaaacaattcCTGATTATCTGTAGGCTATGAAGTTAGAATTTTTGTCATAGTTTGGATATTTCTTCGATTTATAAACAACTCCTGTGACTGCAGCAGTTTTCCATCATGTCCCTCAGCGTGTCTCTCATTAGGCAAACAGaatccttccctccctctctctccctccgtctgtcccagagccagtttttctgctgGCATTTGGCTGAAATAACGTCGGCTCGCGggaccgaggaggaggaggagaagaagaagagggggaaaaaaaaggaaattctcCGGAGCTTGTGGCCGAGTGTAATCCTTCCCTGCCAAGTCGCAAACATCAGCATGTAATTattctgacagctgctgcactTCAATTAACTGTAATGCACACCAGGGAAATATTATTAGTAGCAGTCAGGGGGACACTTTGCCAACAACATGCTCTACAAAACCGGGACACAAACAAGATGACAGTCAATTAGACCGTCGATGAAGGACAAGGAAACCCTGTTGTACACATGCAAGTACCAGAATTATGTAGATATTGTAGATGAGGACTATAGATGCTTTTACCAGTATGCGTGTTTCAGTGAAGAATGTTGACTTGAGAAACTTAGTTGTCAGTATTTATAAGACTTATTTTCAAGATTTTTTAGTGACCTGAAAGAATGGTCTAAAGTTTGCCTTCGAATTTGGTTTAAGGAATGTAAATCACCATTACCTGAAGGACAGTCTAAGCTGCTGGGATGGGTTGCTTTCAACCCCTACGGCTCAATTTCATCGAAGGGAGAACTGAATGGTTTTCAGAAGATTTCGGATACATATGGGTTAGAAAAATTGGATTTCTTTCAGTATCTTCAAATCAGGTCTTATTTTAATGATGAGATAAAATCAACAGAGGAATGTGAGGCCAACTTAatcgacatttttttttacatgtaaaaaataaaaaaataaggcCAATAAGAAACTTGTTTCAAAACTGTACTCCCGTATTTGATCTAATAAGAAACACTCAACAGATAAGGTTTAAAATGGGAGAAAGAATCTGGAACTGTCTTTACAGAAGAAGAATGGTTGAATATATGCTCTGTGCAGTCAGCTTCCACTAGTTCTGGTCTTTGGAGAGATTTCTCCTGGTGGAATCTGGTTAGATATTTCATAACTCCTAAGTTAAAAGGTGTGCAGACAGGGGAGATGGTCAGGGGTTTATGTTGGAGGAACTGTGGAGAACAGCTAGCAGAccattttcatgtattttggaGCTGCCCAGCTATTCAGCCATACTGGCGTGAGATTGTACAGGTAATACAAAATGTCTTTGGTGATAAAATTTACTGCTCTTTTTCTATGATCTATGTGGGCAATATTGGACCAGCAAGAAAGCTGTTAACCGATAATGGCTGCAGGCCACACTTCCAACAGAGGCAGACTGGATTGATATTGTGACTAATATTCAAAATATGGAAAGGATGACTTTTTCGCGAAGTCTAAGGATGGATAAGTATTTGCAGTACTGGGAAAAATGGATTGTGTTTGTGACCACAAGAGACACTCACTGAGCCATTACTGTATGAACTGATTTGTGTCTCCATCTGTATAATGCCTTTATGAATGTGTAGGTGACCAACTGTTCTATGGCTGTCtgtatgttgtatgttgtttatgttccttctatacaaataaagtacacacacacacacacacacacacacataattttTAACAttcctgcattaaaatgtctgcaaaaaaCAAGACCtttgtcatatattttgttgagttgtgcacTTTTTTAAAGGTACAGCACGTAAGTGCTGTAAGAGAAGAATTGGTCACCTTGAATTGAACAAAAAGGaacagcatatcaccagagcaactgctaactgctCCTAACTGTATTATTTCAACAGGCTACCTTCATTAGGGTAactactgtttgtttgttagcctgttagcctaGTTAGACATGCAGCTAGCCAGACTAGCAGGTACAGTAAGCGTTGGTGTTAGCAGcgctagcacaggagctgtGGACCGCTTGGAGAAGGAGGCAGGTGGCTAGCTGGTTACTTCTACCTAACATCAGCACATCAAATTGTTGCATGATGCTCCTTTAACGTGAACGTTTCTGGCAAAGTTGAAACCCACAGAAAAATCTGTAATTCTATTCAAGGTCAAACTTGAACACAtgacctcatctgtgaacatttctccCTGAGTCACGTTGGATTTAGTTGACCAAGGCGGTTGTTCGACAGCTCCCACGATCGCACATTGATTCACAACATCAGCAAAGTCCATCTTTTGTTTGCACTGCTTTGATTGAGCACCAGAAATGACATGCACATTTAAGCACCTTATGCCCAGAATTAACTCCATTATGGGCCATCAATTTTGAAGATGTCTGACAAGGTGAGCCAATTAAAAATAACTGGCGGAGGCTCACCCTTACCATCTCACTCCATTAACAAATACTCAAATTTGAGCGTCACAGCCGTCGGGTGCACACTCTACTGTTCTCCTTCGCTCAGGCCACTTAATCTACTTCTTTTTAATGGCTGCATTCCTCTACATTCATggtgtttccttcctcctcttggACACTGTGCTCAATTGGGTGTGAAGGAGCGTTAATGTGTCTATCATGTCGTGTttgggaggaagagggagctGCATGATGTGGGGAGACGGTAATGGCTTTCAAGGGACCCGGGCCTTCGCAGACGTACGGAGAAAAAATAGTTACGACCACACATAAAAGCTTACTGTAAAAGCACGGTGAGGCTTTACATGGTGGATTAGGCTGCAGGGATAAAGAGCATGGCATTTATTTGACTTTGGCAGGCCCGGTGTTCGTCAGGCCCAGAGAAGGCACTAACACAAACGGACGAGTGGCGATGCGCTCGTCGGCGTGTTTACATGTCTCCCAaatcaccaaaacacacaggctgTCAGGACAACAGTCGCACGTCTGCCAGGGCGCAGCAAAAAGCGTGGCAGTATAATTTCATCACACCACTGAGAATCTGCAGGCACCCTCTGAGATCATAACGATGCCATTTAAGACACCGGAGCGGTCCAATGAAAACCCACCGTTTTTATGTTCGCAGCAGCGCCCACTTCAAACATTACACAGAAGTATGATGTCAATTGGTCGCGGATAATTTGGCTCAATCATGTTAACCGTCTATTGGAagtatatgaaaataaatacgACTGGTGTTAAACAATATCTTCATCCTTGCATGAGATGTCCGTAACTTTTAGACAACCAACACAGCGCAGCACATGCTGAAAGGATGTGGGGGAGGATTATGAAAGGGCAGGAAAGGGAAAGGGCTTTTGGTTTGTTGACTGTGAATTCCTATTTTCTGAATAAGGGAAAACATTCAAGTCAGACTATGCAACTTTTGAAAGAAGGAATAACAATATTCCCCTTTCAAATACATAGAATTAATAAGCAATAACACTTCACTGCTGAAT
Above is a window of Acanthopagrus latus isolate v.2019 chromosome 21, fAcaLat1.1, whole genome shotgun sequence DNA encoding:
- the LOC119011096 gene encoding MAGUK p55 subfamily member 7-like isoform X3 produces the protein MLSRTEHRGVCRLLSSVMSGTESHTDREEDYRFLHSMLMEKKLHLLFKIHERLKRFEKRSPIPVQEHAASLASDLAEELIHQGWSEEVKELVALFSQPHFKSLLSVHDTVAQRDFEPTLPPIPADVLDEDEDSVKIVSLVKTNEPLGATIKKDKSTGAIVVARIMRGGAADKSGLIHEGDELKEVNGISLEHRKPKEILPLLACSKGEVKFKIIPASFKEEMASNKKKLFLRALFDYDPDADPAVPCKDAAIGFKRGDVLQVVSTEDDTWWQACHLRDGSTRGGLIPSRQLHERRVALQRPKALFRPRRVKPPDEGEVTEDVDYSAITGIHIAGLRRSFRLGRKSSRAREAARRRRWSTGVHGPVRPPTYIEVIPYHRDPKERHRLVILVDVTFRWDAMDLPEGMRAFNTGVEECGRSENHSQTEIRPDGVGVNELKRRLLLSDPDHYGVTVPHTTREKRRQEKEGVDYHFVSVPMFEEDILNHRFIEYGSYNGHYYGTSLDSVNRVMAEGKVCLLDVHPGKIKHVYTCEYKPYVVFVKPPGIEELRLTRRRAKFICGEEDKSSVRVFSEEDFEDMISLADDMESQCGHLFEKVIVNGDIAVAFRELKAALERVEQAEVQWLPAEWMCSSPTKARRSCGYLDSWI